In Herbaspirillum seropedicae, a single window of DNA contains:
- the tsaD gene encoding tRNA (adenosine(37)-N6)-threonylcarbamoyltransferase complex transferase subunit TsaD, which yields MLVLGVESSCDETGLALYDTERGLLAHALHSQIAMHQEYGGVVPELASRDHIRRAIPLLRQTLADAQVQAQDIDAIAYTQGPGLAGALLVGASVACGLGLALDKPVLGIHHLEGHLLSPLLASKPPRFPFIALLVSGGHTQLMRVDGVGRYELLGETLDDAAGEAFDKSAKLLGLGYPGGPAISRLAEFGDPNAYQLPRPMLHSKNLDFSFSGLKTAVLTVVKQQSTNICEQDKANIARGFVDAIVDVLVAKCMTALKQTNLKRLVIAGGVGANAQLRAALNAAAAKRRYEVFYPELQFCTDNGAMIAFAGAMRLREEPGAARKQYGFSVRPRWPLDELRPPQKQAVPNTPEII from the coding sequence ATGTTAGTTCTCGGCGTCGAATCCTCCTGTGACGAAACCGGCCTTGCTCTGTACGACACCGAGCGCGGCCTCCTGGCCCATGCCCTGCATTCGCAGATTGCCATGCATCAGGAATATGGCGGCGTGGTCCCGGAACTGGCCTCGCGCGACCACATCCGCCGCGCCATTCCCCTGCTCAGGCAAACCCTGGCCGATGCCCAGGTGCAAGCCCAGGACATCGACGCCATCGCCTATACCCAGGGACCTGGCCTGGCCGGTGCGCTGCTGGTGGGCGCTTCGGTGGCCTGCGGGCTGGGGCTGGCGCTGGACAAGCCGGTGCTGGGCATCCACCACCTCGAGGGCCACCTGCTGTCACCGTTGCTGGCGAGCAAACCGCCGCGCTTCCCCTTCATCGCCCTGCTGGTCTCGGGCGGTCATACGCAGTTGATGCGGGTCGATGGCGTGGGCCGTTATGAATTGCTGGGCGAGACCCTCGACGATGCGGCCGGCGAAGCCTTCGACAAGTCGGCCAAGCTGCTGGGCCTGGGCTATCCGGGTGGACCGGCGATTTCGCGGCTGGCCGAATTTGGCGATCCGAACGCCTACCAGTTACCACGTCCGATGTTGCATTCCAAGAATCTCGACTTCAGTTTCTCGGGCCTGAAGACTGCGGTCCTCACCGTGGTCAAGCAGCAGAGCACCAATATCTGCGAGCAGGACAAGGCCAATATCGCGCGCGGTTTCGTCGACGCCATCGTCGACGTGCTCGTGGCCAAGTGCATGACGGCGCTGAAGCAGACCAACCTGAAGCGCCTGGTCATCGCCGGCGGCGTGGGCGCCAATGCGCAGTTGCGCGCAGCCCTCAATGCGGCAGCGGCCAAGCGGCGCTATGAAGTCTTCTATCCGGAGTTGCAGTTCTGCACCGACAACGGCGCCATGATCGCCTTCGCCGGCGCCATGCGCCTGCGCGAGGAACCGGGTGCGGCGCGCAAGCAATACGGCTTCAGCGTGCGACCGCGCTGGCCGCTGGATGAGTTGCGGCCGCCTCAGAAGCAAGCCGTTCCGAACACCCCGGAAATCATTTAA
- the plsY gene encoding glycerol-3-phosphate 1-O-acyltransferase PlsY codes for MYNILFAIGAYLIGSLSFAVLVSKLFGLSDPRTYGSKNPGATNVLRSGNKKAAALTLLGDGFKGWLAVWLAQKFGPHYGVDDTGIALVTLAVFLGHLWPVFFRFVGGKGVATALGILLALDIWLGLATLATWLAVAFAFRYSSLAALVAALFAPFYYGLLFGTTDGILLAVVAMAALLIYRHRKNIGNLLAGKESRIGDKKKAGK; via the coding sequence ATGTACAACATCCTCTTCGCCATCGGCGCCTACCTGATCGGCTCGCTATCCTTCGCGGTGCTGGTCTCCAAGCTGTTCGGCCTGTCCGATCCACGCACCTATGGCTCCAAGAACCCGGGCGCTACCAACGTCCTGCGCAGCGGCAACAAGAAGGCCGCCGCGCTGACCTTGCTGGGCGATGGCTTCAAGGGCTGGCTGGCGGTGTGGCTGGCGCAGAAGTTCGGCCCGCACTATGGCGTGGATGACACCGGTATTGCGCTGGTGACATTGGCGGTGTTCCTGGGCCACCTGTGGCCGGTGTTCTTCCGCTTCGTCGGCGGCAAGGGCGTGGCCACCGCGCTGGGCATCCTGCTGGCGCTGGACATATGGCTGGGCCTGGCCACGCTGGCGACCTGGCTGGCGGTGGCCTTCGCCTTCCGTTATTCCTCGCTGGCGGCGCTGGTGGCGGCCTTGTTCGCACCCTTCTACTACGGCCTGCTGTTCGGCACTACCGACGGTATCCTGCTGGCCGTGGTGGCCATGGCGGCGCTGCTGATCTATCGCCACCGCAAGAACATCGGCAATCTGCTGGCGGGCAAGGAAAGCCGGATTGGGGATAAGAAGAAGGCTGGCAAGTAA